One segment of Niabella beijingensis DNA contains the following:
- a CDS encoding DUF2975 domain-containing protein: MQNVRIVATVLLYLSRLLAVPYLASALYIMICFLFSNQLVHPMDGGQRFVLHYPFTSIPFLIGDEYRFIYIFEMTAFIGLYGVFFWTLGNVFKTFRAQKFFTPKGVQRLKVFYLLNFLAPLPFLIRHLADHYEVATIVILTVLHWVLGIFAYFMAVIFSRGVQLQNEQDLIF; the protein is encoded by the coding sequence ATGCAAAACGTTCGCATCGTTGCCACCGTGTTGTTGTACCTGTCCCGGCTGCTGGCAGTTCCTTACCTGGCCAGTGCATTGTATATAATGATCTGTTTTCTTTTCAGCAACCAGCTGGTGCATCCTATGGATGGAGGGCAGCGCTTTGTTCTGCATTATCCGTTCACATCAATTCCCTTTCTGATCGGGGATGAGTACCGGTTCATCTATATTTTTGAGATGACCGCATTCATCGGTTTATATGGCGTCTTTTTCTGGACGCTGGGCAATGTTTTCAAAACATTCCGGGCACAAAAATTCTTCACCCCCAAGGGAGTACAACGGCTGAAAGTATTTTACCTGCTCAATTTCCTGGCGCCGCTTCCCTTCCTGATAAGACACCTGGCAGATCATTACGAAGTGGCTACGATTGTCATTCTTACAGTATTGCATTGGGTGCTGGGCATTTTTGCCTATTTTATGGCCGTTATTTTCAGCCGGGGAGTGCAATTACAAAACGAACAAGATTTAATTTTTTAA
- a CDS encoding DUF4290 domain-containing protein, translating to MEYNTTRNHLIIREYGRNVQKMVEYILTIEDPEKRKRNAHAVIELMGILNPNLKNVEDYKHKLWDHLFQISDFNLEVDAPYPKPTKEELSAKPAPIPYPTRSSKLAHLGSNLEGLIEKALEETDPDKKQGFANSIAYYMKLAYSNWHKEIVHDDAIQSELSDITNGQLAFTNTPSVKAFRQETPRDKGNFNKRNKFQQRNGNGGNNNNNGNRRNGNNNGGGGNFKKKRFL from the coding sequence ATGGAATATAATACAACAAGGAATCATCTGATCATACGGGAGTATGGTCGTAATGTGCAGAAGATGGTGGAATATATCCTGACCATTGAAGACCCCGAAAAAAGAAAGAGAAATGCCCACGCAGTGATTGAACTGATGGGTATCCTGAATCCCAATTTAAAAAACGTAGAGGATTATAAGCATAAGCTGTGGGACCACCTGTTCCAGATCTCCGATTTCAACCTGGAAGTGGATGCCCCCTATCCCAAGCCGACCAAGGAGGAATTGAGCGCCAAACCGGCACCCATCCCCTATCCCACAAGAAGCTCCAAACTGGCGCACCTGGGCTCCAACCTGGAGGGCCTGATTGAAAAAGCGCTGGAAGAAACCGATCCTGATAAGAAACAGGGCTTTGCCAACAGCATTGCCTATTATATGAAACTTGCTTACAGCAACTGGCATAAAGAAATCGTACACGACGATGCCATTCAAAGTGAGCTCAGCGACATTACAAACGGGCAGCTGGCCTTTACCAACACTCCAAGTGTAAAAGCCTTCCGCCAGGAAACGCCCCGTGATAAAGGAAATTTCAACAAGCGGAATAAATTTCAGCAACGTAACGGGAACGGGGGAAACAATAACAACAACGGAAACCGCCGTAACGGAAACAACAACGGAGGCGGAGGTAATTTTAAAAAGAAACGTTTTCTTTAA
- a CDS encoding glycosyltransferase, with product MSVAIYSRNFKKDLFEDPFSFLIINKIIDILSPDTLTVLASGTPPVFKRDVKMVVLEEKLPGFLNTALTKRWKLPSILKKQQVSALLLLDIRDRLPVSVPQFLLMKDQAVYTAKEHPVLRQLAGIVVSSGAMKTALVENAGVDVTRIIVVEGLLAPGLKPADIREQLAFKDQVTQGREFFLCADASWTKDGLLLLLKAFSRFKKMQQSNWKLLITQRGNDPKTAAATAFDILGTYKYREDVQFFTESNPGDYALVLGAAYAAITLQQDAGFPAAACEALVCHTPVLAPEALQHRIGADITVFDAASDASLGKCMMELYKNEALRQQLAVQTVVADPEAGLELLRKRLLQA from the coding sequence GTGTCAGTAGCAATTTACAGCCGGAATTTTAAAAAAGATCTTTTTGAGGATCCTTTTAGTTTCTTAATAATCAATAAGATAATCGATATTTTATCCCCGGATACCCTCACTGTTCTGGCATCCGGCACCCCACCGGTCTTTAAACGGGATGTTAAAATGGTAGTACTGGAAGAAAAGCTTCCGGGCTTTCTGAATACGGCGCTGACAAAACGGTGGAAGCTCCCGTCGATCCTGAAAAAGCAGCAGGTAAGCGCATTGCTGCTGCTGGATATCAGGGACCGGTTGCCGGTATCCGTACCCCAGTTCCTGCTGATGAAGGATCAGGCTGTTTACACGGCAAAGGAGCACCCGGTACTCCGGCAGCTCGCAGGCATTGTGGTAAGTTCCGGTGCAATGAAAACCGCCCTGGTCGAAAATGCAGGCGTTGACGTAACCCGGATCATTGTGGTGGAAGGCTTGCTGGCGCCGGGTTTGAAGCCGGCAGATATCCGGGAGCAGCTGGCATTTAAAGACCAGGTAACACAGGGCCGGGAGTTTTTTCTGTGTGCTGACGCCAGCTGGACCAAGGACGGGCTGTTGCTGCTGTTAAAGGCCTTTTCGCGGTTCAAGAAAATGCAGCAGTCCAACTGGAAGCTGCTGATCACCCAAAGGGGAAATGATCCCAAAACTGCCGCAGCAACGGCTTTTGACATCCTGGGAACCTATAAGTACCGGGAAGATGTGCAGTTTTTTACTGAAAGCAATCCTGGTGACTATGCCCTGGTGCTCGGCGCTGCCTATGCTGCCATCACCCTTCAGCAGGATGCGGGTTTCCCCGCCGCTGCCTGTGAAGCGTTGGTTTGCCATACACCGGTACTGGCACCGGAGGCCCTGCAGCACCGGATCGGAGCGGATATTACCGTATTTGACGCCGCAAGCGATGCGTCGCTGGGAAAATGCATGATGGAGCTGTATAAGAATGAGGCCCTGCGGCAACAGCTGGCTGTACAGACCGTGGTTGCCGACCCGGAAGCAGGACTGGAGCTGCTCCGGAAACGCCTGTTGCAGGCCTGA
- the gldC gene encoding gliding motility protein GldC — protein sequence MKSTITINVELDEDKIPSEISWNATVSTAEKEKMAKAVMLSLWDGAEKAALRIDLWTKHMMVDEMADFFYQSLMTMADAYGRATQYHDQVKDMKDFAQEFYKKFQEKQLEQQKAT from the coding sequence ATGAAATCGACAATTACAATAAATGTGGAGCTGGACGAGGATAAGATCCCGTCGGAAATAAGCTGGAATGCAACAGTCAGCACCGCCGAAAAGGAAAAGATGGCAAAGGCGGTGATGCTTTCCCTTTGGGATGGAGCGGAAAAGGCAGCACTGCGGATCGACCTGTGGACAAAGCACATGATGGTGGATGAAATGGCCGATTTCTTTTACCAGTCGCTGATGACTATGGCGGATGCCTATGGCCGTGCCACACAATACCACGATCAGGTAAAGGATATGAAGGATTTTGCCCAGGAGTTTTATAAAAAATTCCAGGAGAAGCAGCTGGAGCAGCAAAAGGCCACCTGA
- a CDS encoding GatB/YqeY domain-containing protein, whose translation MSLEQTINEDIKKAMLGKEEVALRSLRAIKAAILLAKTAEGAKDQLSAYDEIKLVQKLVKQRKDSLEIFEKQNRPDLAQKEKEEIEVLERYLPAQLSEAELRPIIAGFIEQTGASGPADMGKVMGLASKELAGKAEGKTIAALVKELLAK comes from the coding sequence ATGTCTTTGGAACAAACCATTAATGAGGATATAAAAAAAGCAATGCTGGGCAAGGAAGAAGTGGCATTGCGCAGTTTGCGCGCTATAAAAGCCGCCATTCTGCTGGCCAAAACAGCCGAAGGCGCCAAAGACCAGCTGTCTGCTTATGATGAAATAAAGCTGGTACAGAAACTGGTAAAACAGCGTAAGGACTCGCTGGAGATCTTTGAAAAACAAAACCGCCCGGACCTGGCACAAAAGGAAAAAGAAGAAATTGAAGTGCTGGAACGGTATCTTCCTGCTCAACTCAGTGAGGCGGAGCTAAGGCCCATCATTGCCGGCTTTATTGAACAAACCGGAGCTTCCGGACCGGCGGATATGGGAAAGGTAATGGGACTGGCCTCCAAGGAGCTGGCAGGTAAGGCCGAAGGAAAAACAATAGCAGCACTGGTGAAAGAGCTGCTGGCTAAATGA
- a CDS encoding CvpA family protein produces MIIDLIFAILLGLAVFKGYRKGLIVGLFSYLAVIIGLAAAIKLSSVVAGKIGTIVKVSDKWLPVLAFILVLVGVALLVRWGARLLQFSVEKIMLGWVNRLGGILLFTLLYLSVYAMLLFYGNQLHLIPDATVAQSATFSFTEHWGRQAIDATGVLIPAFKNMFEQLEAFFN; encoded by the coding sequence ATGATCATTGACCTGATTTTTGCTATCCTGTTGGGTCTCGCTGTTTTTAAAGGATACCGGAAAGGGCTGATAGTAGGACTTTTTTCCTACCTGGCGGTGATTATTGGTCTTGCGGCAGCCATCAAGCTTTCCTCTGTTGTAGCCGGTAAAATAGGAACCATTGTGAAGGTTTCCGACAAATGGCTGCCCGTCCTTGCTTTTATACTCGTTCTGGTGGGTGTTGCCCTTCTGGTAAGATGGGGCGCACGGCTGCTGCAGTTCTCTGTTGAAAAGATCATGCTGGGGTGGGTGAACCGGCTGGGAGGCATCTTGTTGTTTACGCTGCTTTACCTTTCGGTTTATGCGATGCTGCTGTTTTACGGCAACCAGCTGCATCTGATCCCGGATGCAACTGTTGCACAATCGGCTACCTTTTCGTTTACGGAACATTGGGGAAGGCAGGCAATCGATGCGACGGGGGTGCTGATTCCTGCATTTAAAAACATGTTTGAACAGCTGGAAGCGTTTTTTAATTGA
- a CDS encoding alpha/beta fold hydrolase, which translates to MEYEIKQHDKFRYIEEGEGQTLVLLHGLFGALSNFGDLISFFKNHVKVVVPMLPLLEMDLLNTSVSGLAKYVNKFIETRGYDNVHLLGNSLGGHVGLVYLLRNEPTVVRSLILTGSSGLFENGMGDSYPKRGDREYIRKKTAFTFYDPAMATEELVDEVFEITNNRLKVIKIIALAKSAIRNNLGEELSRITIPALLIWGRNDNVTPPFVAEEFKKLLPNSELHFIDKCGHAPMMEVPAEFNKILLNFLQRQGAVATKVL; encoded by the coding sequence ATGGAATACGAAATAAAACAGCACGATAAGTTCAGGTACATTGAGGAAGGCGAGGGACAAACGCTGGTGCTGTTGCATGGGTTGTTTGGGGCATTGAGCAATTTTGGTGATTTAATCAGTTTTTTCAAAAATCACGTAAAGGTGGTGGTACCAATGCTTCCGCTGCTGGAAATGGATCTGTTGAATACCAGCGTAAGCGGACTGGCCAAGTACGTGAACAAATTTATTGAAACAAGGGGCTATGATAATGTGCATCTGCTGGGCAATTCGCTGGGCGGGCATGTAGGACTGGTGTACCTGTTGAGAAACGAACCAACTGTTGTCAGATCGTTGATACTTACCGGCAGCTCCGGTTTGTTTGAAAATGGTATGGGCGACAGTTACCCCAAGCGCGGCGACCGCGAGTACATCCGGAAGAAAACAGCATTCACTTTTTACGATCCTGCAATGGCTACTGAAGAACTGGTGGACGAAGTGTTTGAGATCACCAACAACCGGTTAAAAGTGATCAAGATCATTGCACTCGCAAAAAGCGCTATCCGTAATAACCTGGGAGAGGAATTAAGCAGGATCACGATCCCGGCCCTTTTGATATGGGGCAGGAATGACAATGTTACTCCGCCCTTTGTGGCAGAAGAGTTTAAAAAACTACTACCAAACAGTGAACTTCATTTTATTGATAAATGTGGTCATGCACCCATGATGGAAGTTCCGGCTGAGTTTAATAAAATTTTGCTTAATTTTTTACAAAGGCAGGGAGCCGTTGCAACAAAAGTGTTGTAA
- a CDS encoding CBS domain-containing protein, with protein MLVKDLSFEALPQLKLTDRVYQVLNLMQEHHVMDLAVTNEGKLAGIVNETTLLDVDDELSLAEIPRPLSIFSVKEDEHFLKAFSLASAHHLTVVPVVDKENNFVGAIEAATLATYVADFLQLQEPGALVVLEIDSNQYSFSEITKIVEANDAQITQLNTRAIRDRNALEVTIRINKLEVSDIVASFQRYDYLVKYYFGEELYTNELKENYENLMNYLNI; from the coding sequence ATGTTAGTTAAAGATTTATCATTTGAAGCATTGCCGCAATTGAAATTGACGGATAGGGTTTATCAGGTGCTGAACCTGATGCAGGAGCACCATGTGATGGATCTTGCTGTTACCAATGAAGGCAAACTGGCCGGGATCGTCAATGAAACGACATTGCTGGATGTGGACGATGAACTCTCTCTTGCAGAGATCCCGCGGCCACTGAGCATTTTTTCAGTAAAAGAAGATGAACATTTTTTAAAGGCATTTTCCCTGGCCAGCGCACACCACCTTACTGTAGTGCCGGTGGTAGACAAGGAAAACAACTTTGTAGGTGCCATCGAGGCGGCTACGCTTGCCACCTATGTGGCCGATTTCCTGCAGCTTCAGGAGCCGGGCGCCTTGGTGGTTCTTGAAATTGATTCAAATCAATACTCCTTTTCAGAGATTACGAAGATCGTAGAAGCAAATGATGCGCAGATCACCCAGTTAAACACACGCGCTATAAGAGACCGGAATGCGCTTGAAGTTACGATCCGCATTAATAAACTGGAGGTTTCCGATATTGTGGCGAGTTTCCAGCGGTATGATTATTTAGTAAAATATTATTTCGGGGAAGAACTGTACACAAACGAGCTTAAAGAAAATTACGAAAACCTTATGAATTATCTCAATATATAA
- a CDS encoding POTRA domain-containing protein: MKISTLKKSFVVLILILSGCCSAVVAQIDTTIAGMKDANKASPVTQNDPKIDSLPHSLEKAFVIRNIIFDGNKKSREAILLRELPFKKGDSILIKDIPTLFNVGKTQLMNLSLFHTANLSVEQFDPPYIDIRISVKERWYIWPFPYLKPVDRNLNQWLFEKGASVSRIDYGVKLLYDNITGNNDKLRFYFITGYTKQLSLGYQRPYIDKNMKWGINFQVALGKNHEVMYNTIDDKQQFIKTDDYLKNFFNTKLELSYRKAFYTTHYFGVGYQSFRYGDSVFLLNPDYLKTSGPRLKFGEIYYRLKYQNLDYNPYPTRGYAGEVMVSKQGFNNSMNLWQLTAKGVGYWQLGKQSFYSIGASGTVKAPFKQPYMNQQLLGYGDMFLRGYEYYIIDGVAGGFVNATLATRLTNFSFSIPRTKWFSPIPIPLKIYSKVFGNAGYVYNPHPGPTNRLPNKFLLGGGIGFDILTGYDFTLKVEFSFNHLGENGIYLQKKDIF, from the coding sequence GTGAAAATTTCAACCCTGAAAAAAAGCTTTGTAGTTCTTATCCTCATTTTATCAGGGTGCTGTTCTGCTGTAGTAGCACAAATTGATACCACGATCGCGGGAATGAAGGATGCCAACAAGGCATCACCGGTAACACAAAACGATCCGAAAATTGACAGCCTGCCGCATTCGCTGGAAAAGGCATTCGTTATACGTAATATCATCTTTGACGGAAATAAAAAAAGCAGGGAAGCGATATTATTGCGGGAACTGCCGTTTAAAAAAGGTGATTCGATCCTTATAAAGGATATCCCCACACTCTTTAATGTGGGTAAAACACAGCTCATGAACCTGAGCCTGTTTCACACGGCTAATTTATCTGTAGAGCAATTTGATCCCCCTTATATCGATATTCGTATATCCGTAAAGGAACGATGGTATATCTGGCCTTTCCCTTATCTGAAGCCCGTAGACCGGAACCTCAACCAATGGTTGTTTGAAAAGGGGGCCAGCGTATCCCGCATCGACTATGGTGTAAAACTGTTGTATGATAATATCACCGGCAACAATGATAAACTCCGTTTTTATTTTATTACCGGGTATACCAAACAGCTGTCGCTGGGCTATCAGCGGCCTTATATCGACAAGAATATGAAATGGGGCATCAACTTCCAGGTGGCATTGGGCAAGAACCACGAAGTGATGTACAACACGATCGACGACAAACAGCAGTTTATAAAAACGGACGACTACCTGAAAAACTTTTTTAATACCAAACTTGAATTATCCTACCGGAAAGCATTTTACACCACTCATTATTTTGGAGTGGGTTACCAGTCGTTCCGCTATGGCGACAGTGTGTTTTTATTGAACCCTGATTATCTGAAAACCTCCGGCCCCCGGTTAAAGTTCGGGGAAATATACTACCGGCTGAAATATCAGAATCTTGACTATAACCCGTACCCCACAAGAGGCTATGCCGGAGAGGTGATGGTGTCCAAACAGGGATTTAATAACAGTATGAATCTATGGCAGCTGACCGCAAAAGGCGTCGGATACTGGCAGTTGGGCAAACAATCGTTTTACAGTATCGGCGCTTCCGGTACGGTTAAGGCACCGTTTAAGCAACCCTATATGAACCAGCAATTGCTTGGGTATGGTGATATGTTCCTCAGGGGATATGAATACTACATCATTGATGGTGTGGCCGGCGGATTTGTGAATGCCACGCTTGCAACACGGCTTACTAATTTCAGCTTCTCGATACCGCGTACCAAGTGGTTCTCGCCGATTCCCATTCCGTTAAAGATCTACAGCAAGGTATTTGGAAATGCCGGTTATGTTTATAACCCGCATCCGGGTCCTACCAACCGGCTGCCTAATAAATTTCTGCTGGGGGGAGGGATCGGTTTTGATATCCTGACGGGATATGATTTTACGCTTAAAGTAGAGTTCTCCTTTAATCATTTAGGCGAAAACGGTATATATTTACAGAAGAAGGATATTTTTTAA
- a CDS encoding NAD kinase: MTIAVYSRGIDQLQLEDVRTFFRELDAYGLRYTVFRPFFEEIKAAMGLSADTRVFEQTADLSADVECIVSLGGDGTLLDTVALIMDKPIAIMGINFGRLGFLSSIGRDNLRLAIKSLALRTYVTEQRTLVHLDADVPLFGDKPFGLNEFAIHKRDTASMLKIHTYINGEFLNVYWADGLVVATPTGSTGYSLSCGGPIVFPDSGNFVITPVAPHHLNMRSLVVNDEDIISFEIESRSDDIICALDSRKEIVTKNVSLAVKKESFTISLVRLSENNFLQTLQTKLIWGLDRRN; the protein is encoded by the coding sequence ATGACAATTGCCGTTTACAGTCGTGGTATCGATCAGCTGCAACTCGAAGATGTAAGAACATTTTTCCGGGAGCTGGATGCCTATGGGCTCCGGTATACGGTGTTCCGGCCTTTTTTTGAAGAGATAAAAGCAGCAATGGGGCTGAGTGCAGACACCCGGGTGTTTGAGCAAACCGCTGATCTTTCAGCGGATGTGGAGTGTATTGTGAGCCTGGGTGGTGATGGTACGCTGCTGGATACAGTAGCCTTAATCATGGATAAGCCCATTGCGATCATGGGCATCAACTTCGGCCGGCTTGGATTTTTGTCCAGTATCGGCCGCGATAACCTCCGGCTGGCCATCAAATCACTGGCCCTGAGAACCTATGTAACAGAACAAAGAACGTTGGTGCACCTTGATGCTGATGTTCCGCTGTTTGGCGATAAACCGTTCGGACTAAATGAATTTGCAATTCACAAAAGGGATACCGCCTCCATGCTGAAGATCCATACGTATATCAACGGGGAGTTTCTGAATGTATACTGGGCGGATGGCCTTGTAGTGGCCACTCCTACCGGTTCCACCGGTTATTCATTGAGCTGTGGCGGCCCCATTGTTTTTCCCGATTCCGGCAATTTTGTAATTACACCCGTGGCACCGCATCACCTGAACATGCGCTCACTGGTGGTGAATGATGAAGATATTATTTCATTTGAAATTGAAAGCCGCTCGGATGATATCATCTGCGCGCTGGATTCGCGAAAAGAAATTGTAACAAAGAATGTTTCGCTTGCTGTAAAAAAGGAATCCTTTACCATATCGCTGGTGCGCCTCAGCGAGAATAATTTTTTACAAACACTGCAGACCAAACTGATCTGGGGACTGGACCGCAGGAATTAA
- a CDS encoding sulfatase — protein MKHLLTALVLVTLCQQLSAQSAQQPNILVIISDDHAYQGISAYGSRFAQTPGIDRLAKEGALFTSAYVTNSLCGPSRATFLSGKYSHLNGFKDNTQSDFDFNQDLFVKRLQAAGYQTAWVGKMHLGDRTPQGFNYYEILPGQGQYYNPDFIASGGVRKHYEGYVTNIITRLSENWLNNREPDKPFCLVVGHKATHRTWMPDLQDLGAFDGQQFPLPSDFYDTYATRKAAQVQDMTVEKTMRLAQDLKIFPSREAENKMPAINRMTPAQRKVWDAYHDRIKQEFEQQHLTGKALTEWKFQRYMNDYLSTAKSLDRNISALLDYLDQHDLAKNTIVIYMSDQGFYMGEHGWFDKRFMYEESFRTPMVMRYPGVIQPGTRITDFIMNLDLAPTLIEAGKGQLPDSLQGRSFLPLLKHQAYTPHKALYYHYYENGEHSVSPHFGVKTGRYKLIRFYQKVDAWELFDLEKDPQELKNIYRDPASAAIVTDLKKQLAQLIDQYKDEEARKIFNTPAAD, from the coding sequence ATGAAGCATTTATTAACGGCCCTTGTCCTCGTCACGCTTTGCCAGCAACTCTCAGCCCAATCTGCCCAACAACCCAATATCCTGGTGATCATATCAGATGATCATGCCTACCAGGGTATCAGTGCTTATGGAAGCAGGTTCGCGCAAACCCCGGGCATCGACCGGCTGGCCAAGGAAGGCGCCTTGTTTACCAGCGCCTATGTTACCAATTCACTTTGTGGTCCCAGCAGGGCTACTTTCCTGTCCGGCAAATACAGCCATCTGAACGGCTTTAAAGACAATACACAATCCGATTTCGACTTTAACCAGGACCTGTTTGTAAAACGCCTGCAGGCTGCGGGTTACCAGACCGCCTGGGTGGGGAAAATGCACCTGGGTGACCGCACACCGCAGGGGTTCAATTATTACGAGATCCTTCCCGGCCAGGGACAGTATTATAACCCTGATTTTATTGCCTCCGGAGGAGTCCGCAAACATTATGAGGGTTATGTTACCAATATCATCACCCGACTGTCTGAAAACTGGCTCAACAACCGGGAGCCTGATAAACCTTTTTGTCTTGTGGTAGGACATAAAGCCACGCACCGCACCTGGATGCCCGATCTGCAGGATCTGGGCGCATTTGATGGGCAGCAGTTTCCGCTTCCCTCAGATTTTTATGATACCTATGCCACCCGTAAAGCCGCACAGGTACAGGACATGACGGTGGAAAAGACTATGCGGCTGGCACAGGACCTTAAGATCTTTCCTTCCCGCGAAGCGGAAAACAAAATGCCGGCCATCAACCGGATGACACCGGCGCAGCGCAAGGTATGGGATGCCTATCACGACCGGATCAAACAGGAATTTGAACAACAGCATCTGACCGGAAAGGCACTTACTGAATGGAAATTCCAGCGCTACATGAACGATTACCTGTCCACCGCAAAATCGCTGGACCGTAATATCAGTGCGCTGTTGGACTACCTGGATCAACACGACCTGGCAAAAAATACGATCGTGATCTATATGTCGGACCAGGGTTTTTATATGGGTGAGCATGGCTGGTTCGACAAACGGTTCATGTATGAAGAATCATTCCGCACGCCCATGGTAATGCGCTACCCGGGAGTCATTCAGCCAGGAACAAGGATCACGGATTTTATTATGAACCTGGATCTGGCGCCCACACTGATAGAGGCCGGGAAGGGACAACTGCCAGATTCATTGCAGGGACGCTCTTTTCTTCCACTGCTGAAGCACCAGGCCTATACGCCGCATAAAGCCCTGTATTATCATTATTACGAAAACGGGGAACATTCCGTGTCTCCGCATTTTGGCGTAAAAACCGGCCGCTATAAGCTGATCCGTTTTTATCAGAAGGTGGATGCATGGGAACTGTTCGATCTTGAAAAAGATCCGCAGGAGTTAAAGAATATTTACAGGGACCCGGCTTCCGCCGCCATCGTTACCGATCTAAAAAAACAGCTGGCGCAACTCATCGACCAGTATAAGGACGAAGAAGCCCGTAAAATTTTTAATACCCCTGCGGCAGATTAG
- a CDS encoding ribonuclease HII, which translates to MKKNKPGIPGLQHTYQQEFLEAGCDEAGRGCYAGPVFAAAVILPDGFHHPLLNDSKLIRPEIRQELRIYIEQHALCYAVAHVSVEEIDTINILQASQKAMHQALEQLQPQAAFIAVDGNYFRPYGRLSHACIVKGDSKYAHIAAASILAKTYRDEYMQRIHEEFPHYNWSSNKGYGTLEHRTVIRERGLCIHHRKSFNILPVDDPALNGTDFE; encoded by the coding sequence ATGAAGAAAAACAAACCGGGTATTCCCGGCCTGCAACATACCTATCAGCAGGAATTCCTTGAGGCGGGCTGTGATGAAGCCGGAAGGGGATGTTATGCAGGCCCTGTTTTTGCAGCTGCTGTTATTCTTCCGGACGGTTTTCACCATCCGCTGCTTAACGACAGCAAACTCATACGGCCCGAGATCCGGCAGGAATTAAGAATTTATATCGAACAGCATGCACTGTGCTATGCTGTGGCCCATGTTAGTGTTGAGGAGATCGATACGATCAATATCCTCCAGGCCTCCCAGAAGGCCATGCATCAGGCCCTGGAGCAGCTGCAGCCGCAGGCCGCCTTTATTGCTGTTGACGGCAATTATTTCCGGCCTTACGGACGGCTGTCCCACGCCTGTATTGTTAAAGGTGACAGCAAATATGCCCATATTGCCGCCGCAAGCATCCTTGCCAAAACATACCGGGACGAGTATATGCAACGGATTCATGAGGAATTCCCTCATTACAACTGGAGCTCCAATAAAGGGTATGGTACCCTGGAGCACCGGACGGTTATCAGGGAAAGGGGGCTTTGCATCCACCACCGGAAAAGTTTTAACATTTTACCAGTGGACGACCCGGCCCTGAATGGCACCGATTTTGAATAG
- a CDS encoding diacylglycerol/lipid kinase family protein — MKRKISYIINPISGTKSKDAVSNIVAKETLRAGIPFAFFPSVANGDYSFLYDTITGERYTDVVIIGGDGTVNQVIDSLKHLPVQFGIIPSGSGNGLAFGAGIPKTPQKALDIIFKNHSIPVDGFRVNGKFACMLCGLGFDAKVAHDFANQPQRGLMTYVNQVFKNFLGAKPYSFNIKLAEKRFETEAYFISIANSNQFGNHFTIAPKASLNDGLLDVVIVTEQSKMAMLYNTLIQVGGMNKVQTVEEVKKKRGIIYFQTGTIRISNWSEAPMHIDGEPVATEKKLTIEIEKSSFNLLV, encoded by the coding sequence ATGAAAAGAAAAATCAGCTACATCATCAATCCCATATCCGGAACCAAATCAAAGGATGCGGTCTCCAATATTGTAGCAAAAGAAACGCTGAGGGCCGGGATCCCTTTTGCATTTTTCCCCTCTGTTGCCAATGGCGATTATTCGTTTCTGTATGATACAATAACCGGGGAACGGTATACCGATGTAGTGATCATCGGTGGCGACGGAACGGTGAACCAGGTGATCGACAGCCTGAAACACCTGCCGGTGCAATTTGGTATTATCCCTTCCGGTTCGGGGAACGGACTGGCCTTTGGCGCCGGCATTCCAAAAACACCACAGAAGGCATTGGACATCATCTTCAAGAACCACAGCATACCGGTGGATGGATTCCGGGTAAACGGAAAATTTGCCTGTATGCTCTGCGGGCTGGGGTTTGATGCCAAGGTGGCCCACGATTTTGCCAACCAGCCGCAACGGGGGTTAATGACCTATGTAAACCAGGTGTTTAAAAATTTCTTAGGTGCAAAACCCTATTCTTTTAACATAAAACTGGCCGAAAAGCGTTTTGAAACTGAGGCCTATTTTATCAGCATCGCCAACAGCAACCAGTTCGGCAATCATTTTACCATTGCCCCCAAGGCCAGTCTGAATGACGGGTTGCTGGATGTGGTCATTGTTACCGAACAATCAAAAATGGCCATGCTCTATAATACACTGATACAGGTAGGCGGAATGAATAAGGTACAGACCGTGGAAGAAGTGAAAAAAAAGCGCGGCATCATCTATTTTCAAACAGGCACTATCCGCATCAGCAACTGGAGCGAGGCACCCATGCATATCGACGGGGAACCGGTGGCTACCGAAAAAAAATTAACCATCGAAATTGAAAAAAGCAGCTTTAATTTGCTGGTTTAA